A stretch of DNA from Blastocatellia bacterium:
AGGATCGGAGAGAGAGCAGTTGCGAACTCCATGCCGATCCTCTTGTCAAGTTGACAGAGAAGCCTCTGCCGCTCCAGCCGACTTCGGGGGAAATGCTTCTTGACGATGAGCAGATCTATGTCGCTTTCGGGTCGAGCCTGACCCCGGGCCTGTGATCCGAAGAGAACGACACTGATGAGATCATCCCCCCACTCGGCCTGGAGAAGACTGAGAAATCGCTCTAAATCTCCCCTCAAGGACTCAGAGGCTCTCATGGCCGATCCTCTCCCTCACCCTCTTGCCTGGAAGTGGGCGCCGAACAGCCCCTGAGCAGAAGCTCGTACAACTCGACGAGCCGCCGGGCTCCGGCCAACGCCCTGGAGGCATCGTCGCGAGCGTAAAGCTGAGAGGCAGGGATGAGGTCCGTTTCATCGCCGTAAAATGCCTCACTTCTTTCGCGAAGGAGCGTCCGGGACAAATCTTCGATCCAATCCAACTCCTCTTGCCAGGAAGAGGGCAACAAGGATTGGTATGTCCGAAGTAGAGGCGCGACGTCATGACGTTTCGGCGGATCTATCCCCAAACACCTGAGAGTTCCCTTCAGGACGAGTTCGACGATTTCTTGAGCCTCACGGACAACGTCGTCGTAGGATGCCTCCTGGTACAAGAGTTCGAGGGCCCGCAGCCGCGCCCTGGCTTTGCGGAGATAATCTTTGGCCAGCGCCAGTGAGTTCATAAGTAGCCGAATTCGTGCCGGAGAACTATACCACAGAGGGGGCGAGGCTGACTACGCGCTGCCCCAATGAGGGCCCGGCGCTTAAAAAGTGCTCGTCCAACCGATCAACCATAATGTGCCGCCAGGAAGAGGTCGAGGTGTTCCCGTTTAACGAGTGTCGGCAGGGGTGAAACAGCCCCGATGACTTGCCGCCCTTCTGGAGAGGTGTGCCGAATGGAAGGGACGTATCACCCACGGCGGAGGGCAGTCCTCCAGGTTAGCCTCTCTCTTTGAACCGAATCCACCAAGTTCTGCCCGCCACGCGCCAGAGTGTGTAGAGGATTTGTTCGCCGTTGTCGGCCCCACCCGACGGGCAGGCGTCGAGGACAGGGCGGCGGGAGAGGGACCCTCCGAACTCCTTGATCCGAAATCGTCCCAGCGAGCGTTTGTCCAAATCCAGCCGGCGTCTTCCCCTGGCGCATCCATCGCGAGATCGTCTTGCGCGAGATGTCGTGCTTTTGCGCCCACCAGCTCGACTTCTTGCCGAGAGGATGACCGGACACTCCAGCTTTGCTCAGGGTCTCGTGAGCCGTTCTCAGCCCTTGTCTGAGCCGACTCGGGTGGGTAAAACTGTAGCCTCATGAAAACCGACAGGACACGACCGCTCATCATCGCTCATCGAGGAGCATCGGACCTGGCGCCGGAAAATACGCTTCCCGCCTTCGCCACCGCAATTGCTCAGGGGGCAGACGGAATTGAGCTGGATGTCCAGATGACCCGCGACGGAGCGGTCGTGGTGATTCATGACGAGACGGTGGGCCGAACAACCAACGGGCGGGGTCGGGTGAGCGACCTGACGCTGGATGAGCTTCGCCGGCTCGATGCGGGGAGCTGGTTCAACCGCGCCTATCCCCGGCGGGCGCGCACCGAGTATGTGGGATTGAGAGTGCCCACTCTCGATGAAGTATTGGCCATGGTGCGACCCACGCCGCTCATTCTCTGCATAGAACTCAAGCCGCAGCGGGAGCGTATCACCCAGATGATTGGAGCAACGCTCGGCGCCGTCCGCAAAGCCGAGATGGACGATCGCGTCGTCTACGCTTCGTTCGATCACGAATTGATGAAGCAGCTCAAGAAGCAGGCTCCCCATGCGCACATTGCCCTTCTCTACGACCCGCGAAGGATGACCGCGGGCTGGTCGGCGCGAGAGATCATTCGACCGGCTGAAGAAGCATCTGCGCGATGGGTTTCGCTCCATTATACGCTGGCTCGGCCGCGCGTCATCGCTGCTGTACGACGAGCTGGCCTGGGCACGGCCATCTGGACGGTCAATTCAAAAGCCCTCAGTCGCCTGTTGACCGCCCTGGGAGTTGATGCTTTGATCACCAACCGGCTCGAAAGAATCAAAAAAGAGGTTGTGAGCGAGGATCGGTGATTCTGCGCTGTGGGCACTGAAGACAAAGCGCAGACTCTTCCGTCCGCGAAGAAGCACAGCCGAAAGTGCACTGCGAACGGCACAGGCTGGAAAAGCCTTCGGAAGGAGTTACTCATGGGGCATGGGCTTCCGCCCTGAAACGACGAAAAATGAGAATCGGCCTTCAGATGAAAAGTGCCCGCTGATGTCTTTCATCCGCGGGCGGAGATTTTCGCCTCATTCCGCGTGTGTCGCGGGTATTTTTCCGAGGAGGGTTTCGCCATGATTCAAAAAGGAGTGACCATTGATCCTCCGCAGGGACGCCTTGGTGTACTACTTGTTGGTTTGGGGGCCGTGAGCACGACATTTGTGGCCGGAGTCGAAGCGATCCGGCGAGGTCTGGCCAAACCTTTCGGCAGCCTGACCCAGATGGGCACCATTCGCCTGGGCAAACGCACTGAGAATCGCGTGCCCCGGATCAAAGACTTCGTTCCCCTGGCCGAGCTTGATGATCTCGTCTTCGGAGCCTGGGATATTTTTGAGGACGACGCCTATGAATCTGCCGTGCACGCCGGCGTGCTCGATAAAGACCTGCTTAAGCAATTGGAACCCGAACTGCGGCAGCTCAAGCCCATGAAGGCCGTCTTCGACCGCCACTATGTGAAGCGGCTTTCCGGCACCCATGTCAAATCGGGCCGAAATAAACTGGAGCTGGCCCAGCAGCTCATCGAGGACATCGAGAACTTCAAAGCCCGCACCGGGTGTTCCCGGCTGGTCATGATCTGGTGCGCCTCGACGGAAATTTTCATGGAAGTCAACGAGCAGGCGCACGGCTCACTGGAAGCTTTCGAGCAAGCCATGAAGGAGAATTCCCCCCACATCGCGCCCTCGATGATCTACGCCTATGCCTCCATCAAGTGCAAGGTTCCGTTTGCCAACGGCGCTCCCAACCTCACGGTGGATATTCCGGCGCTGCGGGACATGGCCACGCTTTACGGCGTGCCCATCGCCGGCAAGGATTTCAAAACCGGCCAAACGCTCATGAAGACGATCATCGCGCCGGGATTGAAAGCTCGATTGCTCGGTTTGAGCGGATGGTACTCCACCAACATCCTCGGCAATCGCGACGGCGAAGTGCTCGATGACCCCGAAAGTTTCCGCACCAAGGAAGAGTCGAAACTCTCGGTGCTCGAATACATCTTGCAGCCGGACCTCTATCCCGAGCTTTACAAAAACTTCGTCCACCTCGTGCGGATCAATTACTATCCCCCGCGCGGCGATAACAAAGAGGGCTGGGATAACATTGATATCTTCGGCTGGCTCGGCTATCCGATGCAAATCAAGATCAATTTCCTCTGTCGCGATTCAATTCTGGCCGCGCCGCTGGTGTTGGACCTGGCTCTGTTTCTCGACCTGGCCGGGCGCTGCCGCATGAAAGGAATTCAAGAGTGGCTCAGCTTTTACTTCAAGAGCCCGATGACGGCTCCGGGACTCTATCCCGAACACGATCTGTTCATTCAACTGATGAAACTGAAGAACACGCTCCGCTATCTCCGCGGGGAGGAACTGATCACTCACCTCGGCCTGGAGTACTATGATTGAGAGGAGGAAAGGGCCGCTCCCGATCAGGGCGGACCGGCGATGGTGAAATCGCAGTTGGTCACATCGCGCACGAACGGGTTTTGCTTGCTCACGATGCGGATGCGACAGCGCGTCGACGACACGGTGGGAACCGTCCACAGGCGATCGGTGTTATTGGTGACATTGTCCAGGAGCACTCGAAACGTATTCCCCCCATCCACCGAGATGTCTATGCGCACGGTCGCGCCCGCATCACCCGAGAGCTGCCAGCGGAGTCGTTGCGTGCTTCCCGCCGGATAAACCTCCCGGCCGTCGGGAACAGTGAGGGTGATCGTCGGCTGGCCGGGGATGGTGATCATAAAGTCACCGTCGCTCGTGTCGAAGATGGTTGGATCCGCCAGGCTTGATACCCGCACGCGACACGCCGTCGAAAGCGGAACCGTCGGCGGAACGCGCCAGGTGACGCTCACCCCCGTCACGCCCTCGGCGATGGTGATGGGGAACGTCCGTCCCGAATCAGTTGACAGTTCGACCTTGACCGGCCCGCTCAGATTTTCCTGGCTCCAGAAGATGCGCTGATTGCTATTGACAATCCACGACTCGCCCAGATTGGGGAGATCCACGCGAATTCTCGGCTGAGACTGCTCGGCGCCACGCAAGAGAGTGCTCGGCGGATACTTCTCAGACGGCCCGGTCGGTTTCAGCGTCGGTGCGCCGCTTGGCCGACTCCCTGTCCGAACCGACATCTCGAGCAATGCCGCTGGCGTCACTGTTTGACTCGGCAGGGCGATGGCGAACAATCCGCTCTCACCGACGACGAAGGGATTAACGAGGCTCACGATCCGAATGCGGGCGGCACGCGGTTCGACCCCCGTGACCCGCCAGGCCTTGACGTTCTCACGGTTGGGAATATTCTCGACGCGGTCGAAGAGCACTTCGGTATAGGTCAGGCCTCCGTCGCGGGACAGCTCGATGCGCACGTCGCCAACAATATCCGTATTTTGCCAGCGAATGAATCGGTCGGTTCCGACAATCCAT
This window harbors:
- a CDS encoding nucleotidyltransferase domain-containing protein → MRASESLRGDLERFLSLLQAEWGDDLISVVLFGSQARGQARPESDIDLLIVKKHFPRSRLERQRLLCQLDKRIGMEFATALSPILLTPEEAQVIKPYYLGLLSGHVILFDRDEFFARILKRLEERLAELGAERRFDPDGYEYWVLKKDARLGEEIIL
- a CDS encoding HEPN domain-containing protein; this translates as MNSLALAKDYLRKARARLRALELLYQEASYDDVVREAQEIVELVLKGTLRCLGIDPPKRHDVAPLLRTYQSLLPSSWQEELDWIEDLSRTLLRERSEAFYGDETDLIPASQLYARDDASRALAGARRLVELYELLLRGCSAPTSRQEGEGEDRP
- a CDS encoding glycerophosphodiester phosphodiesterase family protein → MKTDRTRPLIIAHRGASDLAPENTLPAFATAIAQGADGIELDVQMTRDGAVVVIHDETVGRTTNGRGRVSDLTLDELRRLDAGSWFNRAYPRRARTEYVGLRVPTLDEVLAMVRPTPLILCIELKPQRERITQMIGATLGAVRKAEMDDRVVYASFDHELMKQLKKQAPHAHIALLYDPRRMTAGWSAREIIRPAEEASARWVSLHYTLARPRVIAAVRRAGLGTAIWTVNSKALSRLLTALGVDALITNRLERIKKEVVSEDR
- a CDS encoding inositol-3-phosphate synthase — translated: MIQKGVTIDPPQGRLGVLLVGLGAVSTTFVAGVEAIRRGLAKPFGSLTQMGTIRLGKRTENRVPRIKDFVPLAELDDLVFGAWDIFEDDAYESAVHAGVLDKDLLKQLEPELRQLKPMKAVFDRHYVKRLSGTHVKSGRNKLELAQQLIEDIENFKARTGCSRLVMIWCASTEIFMEVNEQAHGSLEAFEQAMKENSPHIAPSMIYAYASIKCKVPFANGAPNLTVDIPALRDMATLYGVPIAGKDFKTGQTLMKTIIAPGLKARLLGLSGWYSTNILGNRDGEVLDDPESFRTKEESKLSVLEYILQPDLYPELYKNFVHLVRINYYPPRGDNKEGWDNIDIFGWLGYPMQIKINFLCRDSILAAPLVLDLALFLDLAGRCRMKGIQEWLSFYFKSPMTAPGLYPEHDLFIQLMKLKNTLRYLRGEELITHLGLEYYD